caagaggagaagattaatgaaaggtggaagagctacttctacgagttatttaatgaagggAATAAGACTCTTTCGAGCATTGGTtggttatgcacaagggaagaagatcaaaactttgactactatcgaaggattcaaGATTTCGAGGTAAAGGAgcctctaaagcagatgaaaaatggcagggcagtaggacctgataatatcccgattgaggtttggaagggtcttggaggaaaaggcatcaactggttaaccaaactttttaatgagattttaaggtcaaagaagatgcttgatgagtggagaaagagcaccttggtacctatctacaagaataagggagaTATACAAAGTTgtggaaactatagagggatcaagctcatgagccatatcatgaagttatgggaaagggtgatagaacagaggttaagaaaagagacacaagtaacagagaaccaatttggatttatgccaggcatATCCACCACCAAAGCGatatacctgttaagaaggatgatggagaggtatcgtagtaataaaagggatttaCATATGgttttattgatttggaaaaagcgtacgatagggtaccaagggaggtcttgTGGAAGATTTTAGAAAggaagagagtaaggatcgcatatattcgtgcaattaaagacatgtatgatggagGCATAACTAGTGTGAAGAATCAAGGTAGTATGACAGAGGAATTTTATATTGTTATAAGATTACACCAGTGATCATCCTTAAGTctataccttttcacattagtcttggaagtactcatagagcacatccaagagcctgttcCATGGTGCATGcatttttgccgatgatatcgtccttatgggagagtcaagggaagacctaaataagaagttggacttatggagagaagctctagaagtgtatggtctgcgcataagccgtagcaagacagaatatatggaatgtaagttccgTCTaagaagggaaaaccctaatatagaggtgaagattggagaaaatatcctacgaaaagttaaaagttttaagtatcttggtgcatcatacaggataatgaagagattgaataggatgtaaatcataggatccaagcaagtTGGTCAAAATGATGGAGTGCATATGGTTTTATATACGACAAAAaaatgcctttaaaacttaaaggtaaattctatggCACTGCTATAAGATcgactatgctttatggtacggagtgttgggcggccaaaggggagcacgaacataagttgagtgtggcagagatgaagatattgagatggatgagtggtcatacgcgattagataagataagaaacgaagatataagggagagagttgaagtagcacccattgtggaaaagatggtagaatcgcatCTCAGgtagtttggacatgtgagaaaaaGACCGACAAAACACCCAgttaggagggtggatgagatagaAGATGGACAAGGAGTGAAAAGCAGAGGAaaacctaagaagaccatccatgaagtGGTcgaacgagatctacatgtaaacgatctctctgtagacatgatacatgacagagctcaATAACattgtttgattcatgtagccgaccctacCTAAAgggacaagactttgttgttgttaaCTAACGTATGAAGTTAAAGTTTATGAAAATATTTGATagtcaaaataaattaaacaaaaacattcaaaatttatttttagtatttattaattattataataattttttgtattttgtaaCCTTTATCCTTTGAGCAAGTGTTTGGATAATAAAAATTTGGGAGTCATTTAGTAGATTAGAAGTGGCGTACTATACTCATTTTTCCTCATTTTAAGCATCAATAATAATGTAATTAATGTTTAATTTTCAATATACATAAGCAATTAAGCATGCATATGATCTTACAAAGATAAAAAAAGTTTAACTAATTTGATGTAAAcatttttttgaatattaatataaaaagaatTTAAGAAGCCCAAAGTGTTGGTGAAATATTTTCTACAGCCTAAAAAAGAGTTGATTTAACTCTCTTTTTTTCATCTGTAAAGTGTTAATAGAATTAGAAAGTTCCACTTTTTATGTATTATATCCTAACACTTATCTATTTTCTTAGTTAAAAATAATAGCTATCTTGTATCTTAAAAACTCattataagagtataataatgaaaattttaaaaatgatcttttaataatttttaataaaatattttttatgatattcttAAGATATATTCTTAAAGCACAAATTagcaaaatctaaaaaaattactCCAATTTTATTTAGTCTAAATATGTGCATCATATGCAattgaattcaaaatttaattaacgTACGATTATCACTTATACATTTTATTTAAGTAGGACGATCTAATGATTTGGTGTTCAATTATCATCCTTTCCTTTGATactgtttttattaaaaaataccatATACAGGCCAAAAGTTAAGATAGTACTAAATCTGTTATTATATATTCGTGTAtgtataaatttatatattatttaatttatttttaatatatattttatattttaatatatattttatataaatgttaaatttttttttccgtATATACGTATAGTATGATTGATTTTTATTAATGTAAGTCATTATTAAAATattgacaatcaataaaattgtAAAATTAAAGTGATGATAAATTAGTATAAAAAACCATTATACAATAACTATTATTTGTCATGATATTTTATTCTATTGTAATTTTATGAGTCCGTTTGGAAAGTTTTAAAAGTTactttttttagtttttgacttatgaaaagtaatagtattaatgtttggtgcaatttttaaaatcaacttgtagctttttaaaaagttatttaagtgAAGGAATCCTTAGTTGTTAAACTCTAGCGCagctcctttctctctctctcccgttAAGATAAACCGCAAAACTCTCTTGAGGACCACTGTCGCTACCTCAGTCTAGGCTGCGGTGGCCCTCCTATGCTCCTGTCTCCTTTAACCtctccttctttttcgttttttttttgtcttccaTTCTTTCTCTTCCTTTCTCTGTTTTTTCTGTCTCTCTTTTTCTCCGCTTCCGTCCACACCGTTTTGCCACCTTTTTATTTCCTTCTCTcttatcttctttcttcttgttttttgttttttggtttttttctattttacttttaAAGATTTAGATTTGAGATCCAGATCTAGatttaaaataacttttttttggaCTTGAATTTAGTTCTGAGTTCCTGATCTTATAACCTATATgtgatttttttcctttttatggTGGTATTTTGGTTCACTTTATAGTTACGAGTGGTTCTCTAATGTTATTGATCTTTTCAGATCTTAAAAGAAAATTCTATGAAGAAATAGTTTTATTcatagaaaaatttttagaatcGGAAAATATTCAGATCTCTACAGAGAAGAAGATATATCTTATTGGCTTGCAACACATGTGTGTGGATTTAGAAACAAAAAAGatcatatttaatttttgtttctaCTTTTTAAGATTCTTAATAATCGAATATTAGGCTTGCTATCAGATTATAGTTCAATCCATAGTATATTTATCTTCTTGTTAAGTGGCGTTTGGTTTTTCTATGCTTAAAAATTGTTTTCTTctgttaaaaaaaagttatttaagtatttatagaaaaaaaaggaccttttttataataaaatttttttatcatcacatttcttttaaaataagtatttttagaattaaaaaattaaataaaaaatagtttatttataaattatttttaatataaatatttattatttaaattattttttaaaaaaaaaacttaattaagtTGATATCCAAACTGAAACTATATGCTATAGTATCAAACGATGATTGATGACGATGGAAACTAAAAGTATACACTGAACATATATTTATGGTACACAGTAGTAGTGTTCAGATGAGACTCGCCAATAATAACAAAGGCAACTGACCAACACTTTCCAACATACAAAACAACGACTTAAAACAATTACATGATGACAAGAACAacacatgcaatgcaacaatattAACAATCATAATAGTAGACCAAATTAAACCACACTCTAGAAGAAATTCTTAGCTAGATACTTCATCATAAATAAGATTTAGCATCTAACAAAAAATTTCtcatacaatatatatatatccgaagaaattaaatttttgtatgtttctaGAGAACGTTTAATATATACTTCAGAAACATTCACAAtcatctatttttatttatttcactcATCTTAAAATAagtttcattttttatttctttggaTACACTAAACAATTGATATATCAAAAACACAATATATGTATATTATGTCAAGATATGTCGATTTTTCAATACATCCAAAAACACATATATTTTAAGATGAGTGAGTGTAATGTTTGAAAATgacttaaaaattatatttaaaaaagacATGATTGTGAAAGTttctaaaatttgaattaaatgtTTTCTAGAAACATGCAAGTATTTTTAAAGATAGAAACTCACGTACAGTTGTCTTCACCTAAAGTTAATAATTGAGAATCGTTAAATATAGCTTTTCAACTAAGGATTCTCAATTATTAACTCTACGTGAAGACAACTGTACGTGAATTTTTGCCGTTTCTAAAAAATCGAAACCTACTAATAATGATTTAAGGACATTGGAAGCCAGGAGGGACAGTTTTTTGGCATGCACTAAGGATCAATTCAAGTGTGATAGGCACATTCAAGTTGATTCCAAGCACATTGGCCTTAATTGCAGTGCAAAGGCAAAGTGCTGCTTCCAAATCAGCCAAACCCTTAATCAATGCACAACACTGGCTTGATGGTGGAGTCCCAATAATGATGTTAACAAGCCCTAAAAGGTCAGCACAAGCCCCTAACTTTAGGGTATCTTTAGGGCATTTTTCTTGGGATGGTGGAGATGGAGTTGGAGTTGGTGGACATGGAGTAGAAGGAGTTGGAGGTGTTACTTTCGGCGACGGAGTCGGAGTTGGTGGTGTCGGAGTAGGAGTTGGAGGTGTTACTTTCGGAGACGGAGTCGGAGTTGGTGGTGTTGGTTTTGGTGACGGTGGCGGCGTCACCGGCGGTGAAGGTGGTGGAGTTGCTTTTTTTGGTGGGCAATTGGCATGAGTGAGTGTTGAGTAGGCTAAGAGAGAGAGCACCAAAATGGTGGCAATGACTTTGTTTGAAGCcatagcaataataataataataatagtgttattgttttttgttttgaATAAGAAATTGTTGAGTGAGATAGATGGGtttgcattggaccatttttaaAGACAAATTGTGAGGTTCTTGTTGGAAATCTGATTGGGTGGAAGAGAGAGTGAAAGGGTGTGATAACGTTTAATTTCCAGTTTGATCTTTTTTGTATGTTTCTCAAAGAAATAATAATGGTTTAATGTGTACTCTTTTGGTTGTTATAGATGAGTCATCATATATAAAGTTACATAATTGGTTATTGAGAAATGTACTTTTTTTGGTTATataaatccttatttttattttattatatatattgaacTTGACATGTATTTTTTTGAATGNNNNNNNNNNNNNNNNNNNNNNNNNNNNNNNNNNNNNNNNNNNNNNNNNNNNNNNNNNNNNNNNNNNNNNNNNNNNNNNNNNNNNNNNNNNNNNNNNNNNNNNNNNNNNNNNNNNNNNNNNNNNNNNNNNNNNNNNNNNNNNNNNNNNNNNNNNNNNNNNNNNNNNNNNNNNNNNNNNNNNNNNNNNNNNNNNNNNNNNNNNNNNNNNNNNNNNNNNNNNNNNNNNNNNNNNNNNNNNNNNNNNNNNNNNNNNNNNNNNNNNNNNNNNNNNNNNNNNNNNNNNNNNNNNNNNNNNNNNNNNNNNNNNNNNNNNNNNNNNNNNNNNNNNNNNNNNNNNNNNNNNNNNNNNNNNNNNNNNNNNNNNGGAAGAACACTACAGGCTCTGATTCCTCGGGAAGCGATAACATTTACAAGGTTCATCATGAGAATGCTAAAGAATCACAATTTCACGTAGTTTGTTCTACCCATGAAAAGGGCAGCTTTGGCTTATTAGTTATTACacgtatataataataataataataattgtgggGTAAATAATGGTAGCCgaaaaaaacagtaaaaatgaaatagaaatgaatcaatttgttttttcaattattattattNNTAATTTATTGATATATatagttattttcaaaaacaattttattcttaattattttatatacatTAAATAATTTATCTATAAAAAGTTACGCTCCATTTTTTACCCTAATCAACCGATACGTGGGAATGCGAAAAGATTGAGAGTTTACTATCAAATGGTTTCACACTTGGATATTATTCCCTCACACTACTCTTCGCTCGATCACAACTCAAGAAAAATATCCCGCTGTTCTCTTGAACGTTTGTAAGACAATGTAATCCTATATCACACTCCAAAAAGATTTGCATAAAAtggtattattaatattaatattaaggCAATTTTATAGAACTATCGTAATATTTgtgaaaaatttaattttgatgtactgtaaatataaaataattatatatataaaatattaaattaataaaataattatttttatattaattatatataaataattatctaaaaataaatataattaaataacatattGAATAAtacttatatttatattaataattatgaataataaaaaatataattaatttaaatataagtgagtataaaattaaaataatatctaaaaaaattattatatatttttactatataattaataattagcatTTAAAATAATAAGGAACAATATAATTCAGTGGCAAGGAGAGCATGCAGGCACAAAGAAGACCCAATTCAAACTACATCTTTATTAGTTTTAGAATTTTCTCTCGAATGGTTCGGTTGAACCAGTTTTTATTGGTTTTGGACGATTTTTACCGACTTTGACCGGTTCTATTCCTTAAGCAGTTCAAAGACTGGACTGGATCGTTTGGGAGTCCGATTCACCGATTTTTCGGTCAAATCGGCCGATCTGGtccggttcttacaactatgctTTTAAtcgtatatatatacatataaaatagtaatgtataattttacatatattaatgttcttatttaaaattttataattattttttatatgattttgatttagaatataaataaaaaattcataattaatagatacacaatatataaaattaatattttttaatatatatagtttataatttattgatataaaattatagattatctTCCTGTTTTTTAAGTCAATTCGTGAGCTCGAGTCAACTCAACTTTCGGTGAGCCAAACTTGAGCTTATTAGGAAataggctcgattgttaatgagttgagccgtgagccaagctcaattttcgtgAGTCGAACTTGAGTTTGGTCTAGTTTAGCTCAGCTCGACTCATCATTTCCAACCCTAATCGAGAGTATAAGAGCAGAGTACGTGAGTTGTGAGCTTTTTCTCCAATAGCTTTTGTCGAGCTTCTCCTCTATTATTGATGTGAGCTTCTCTTTTATCGAGCTTTTTACATTTTATGTTGCGTGAGTTTCTTATCTTAATGTACATGTTTTTTCCATCTACTACGTTTTCACttgtatatttatatacaaaattctgatcctcttcttctatcttcatcttcttttgaTTCATGATTTGTTAATTTTTTACTATATCTTAATATTCTTTCAGTTTCCTATTTTGTGCATTAATTCTCTTTTTTGTATGGATAAAATAAGTTTTTTGTCCTTAACGTTGatgttttttttcaaaaatactcctaacatttaattttatttaatttttttccctaatattttctattaattcaattttgtccttaacgtttttgatttattttagaattatctcataatacttttaattttattcttaacattTTAGATGGAGTTAGCGTTTAGGGATAATTTTGGtgcaaattaaaaatattaggaACAAAATTGAATACAATTAAACATTaaggatatttttaaaaaaaattacaaatgttagagacaaaaaatatactctATCCTTTTCGTATTTTATATGATCCAGAATGTAGAGACTTCTTCTCCTTCTGCTCTTCTCTCCAGAACTCTCATACAAGATTTACTGTGATGCCTCCTGATACGctctttttatcttcttcttccgtaatttttgttaattctttcCGTACCTTTTTTTTGTGTGCTACTTAGAGTTTTGTGTCACTTGATTTGTGATTTTTAGGTTTTGAGTTGAATTTATTTTCTCAATAAATTTGTGGAAATTTGTtcaattttagttagatttttatttttagttctaatTCACTGCTAATGCGTTCAAGGGATGACCAACAAGAAAACAACATTTATTAACAATGTAAAAACGGTGATTCTTAAACAACGATAAACCAAAGTTCTGAAAACTAAACCGACGATTGAATCGATAGAAATAGAAATTTAAAAGTTTAAAGGTTCAACCGAAGTTAAATcagatataataaaataatttatttatatataaaatatataattttttttaaaaaattatctttttgtattttattattttaaattagttaACCGCTAAAAATTGAATGCACTTGACCGATTAATCGATTGTTTGACCGAATTTTCGATTTTTTTACACATTTAATGCCAATCGATATTTATCCTAAATTGGACCACTTTAGTCACTGGTTCTTAGTTAGTTTGGTCAAATCGGCCGATTTGATCTAGTTCTCATAATAATACAAAAATTACTATTTTATCTTGTTAAAGCGACGGTTTTCACTACTATTTTAAATTTGAAGAAAGTCGTTATTTTAATGATTTGAATtatacatatttttaaaaatctaacGTAATATCCAAAAAGACACTTAAAAATTTGGCTTTTTTTAGAAAAGTGATTCTTAAGTATAATGGTGGTTCAAACTGCCATAATTATCCAAAATAAATTGCTGttttaaccaaaaaaaatttttgtaatgTGTCACTAGGAATTTGTTGCTTTAATTATATCTCAAACATTTAGTAAAACAGGTTACATTTAACTGATTAATTAGGTTTGATATCCTACTCAATCTAAAtattctgaaatttttttttctatttataacaATATTAACTTTTATAGTAAAAAGTTAATATGAAATAATGAAGAGGAACTGAAGAAGAGAAGCCTCCTCTAGGAAAATCATTAACAAACTCAATTCATGCGCACTAACTCCCTTACCTTTTTAAACATAAAAGTTACAAATTTCTTAGTGAAATTTAGTTAGCTCATCCCTTctctaactaactaaccaactgaTAACTtcttcaactaactaattaaagcATAATTAACACTAACAGCCTAACACACCGTTCATGCAAAATTATTTCGGACgtaataaaaaatagattttcttgttatttttatttcacTTTTTCATTTTTTCGTCATTGGTTATAGCATTTCCTCTTGTCAATTGAAGCAGTTGCTTTCTTTGAGGCAAAAATATCAACACAAGAGAAGATTTTCAAATGCAAATTTGTCTCTCGTTGTTCCTTAAGAAAGATATTGATTGAAAGTTATAAGTAAAATCCTTAAGTTAATTTCAATACCTatatattaacaaaattaaaCTAACAGCTTGTGAATGAAGCAACCAAATAGataagaagaacaagaagaataaaaggacaAGTGTTCAGTGTTTAGTGGGTTCCAGATTGTAAATGGAATCAAATGATAAAATTGTTCGTTTTCTTATGCTTTGTCTTGTTTCATGACCATTAGCGGGTTTGCAATTAATTATTGATGGAAATAATATCAAGGcatagttcttttttttttttttctttcaaaatatcaatttagTTTCTCTNNNNNNNNNNNNNNNNNNNNNNNNNNNNNNNNNNNNNNNNNNNNNNNNNNNNNNNNNNNNNNNNNNNNNNNNNNNNNNNNNNNNNNNNNNNNNNNNNNNNNNNNNNNNNNNNNNNNNNNNNNNNNNNNNNNNNNNNNNNNNNNNNNNNNNNNNNNNNNNNNNNNNNNNNNNNNNNNNNNNNNNNNNNNNNNNNNNNNNNNNNNNNNNNNNNNNNNNNNNNTGTTTTATTAGTATATTTATGAAATATAGAATGACTAACTAATGCAtttgattggaaaaaattaatttgttgCGAGGAAGATCAGGTGGGATCGGATGAGAATTTTTATAACGCATGTAGGGTTAGTGTGAAAAAAATTTCAATTCAGGTAAAATAGAGTtgaattttaaaagaaatataaattcgTGAGTGAGGTTAGGATGGAGTCTAAACTCTACtagccactacaagaaaaacattgAATATTGTCGGATTTATCGTTAGACATTAGCGGCAGTTGGTTTACCAGCGGATTTATCGGCAAATTTGGAAATAAATTTGTCGGGTAAAAAAGTTACCGCCAGATTCAATTTTCTGACGTTAAATTCGCTGGTAATATTTggagggaaaaaagaaaaatttgcgCGATCATTATTGTCGGATTTATCCGATGGTAAAGCTCAATTAATGGAACATTGCATTTTGGTCACACGCAATgtattaccgtcgaatttatccGCTAGTAAATTCGACGGTAAAACTCAATTAATGAAACGCTGTGTTTTGGCACGCGCAATGCATTTATCCGCCAATAAAACTAACGGTAAATTTGCCTAAATTAAAATGCGCGCGCTTCCCTTTGTTAGCGTCGACGCTATCAACAGCCTCCAAAGATCGCATGAATTCCTTGCGTCGCGTTAGCCGCTTTGTCGCTGTCGTTTTCATCACTCCTATCACTATTCCCGCCGTCGCTACTGTCGTTTCTCCTTATCTCACCGGAGCTCTCTCCTTCCTCCCTCAAAATAAGTTGTCCTCCTCCTTCTCCCTATTCTTTTTttgcaatttattaaaaaaaacccTAATGGAACTTGCCGGTTGGTCACTACTGTCGCCACTGTGCTATCCGTGCTGCCATTACGCCAGAAAGACCTCTGCGCTACCACTATTTTTGAGTAACTCACTCACTAGTTAGTTTAGAGTAGTTAACTTCTAAACCCTAATTTATGGTGTATGCCTCTGTTcctgttttattttgattttattctatttttattgaactttaggGTTTGTTCTgattttgctcttttttttttgtttattctgATTTcgattttatgatttattttgggttcattattttattttaattttgaaaattctaatttttgaattcattattttttgttctgatttgttcttaattttttttgttcctGATTTTTGTTATGATCTTTAGTTTGTTTTTTATTCTTGGCTGAAATTTTTTGGCAGTTCTCCATTGTTTTCCAATTATTGTTTGATGTTCTTGGTTCTTAATTTTAGTTATGTTTTATCACAGTTAGAGTTCTctattgtaattttattttagtttttttgtaATATTTCTATAGTTTGAGTGTGAAAACATGAGTAA
The DNA window shown above is from Arachis ipaensis cultivar K30076 chromosome B08, Araip1.1, whole genome shotgun sequence and carries:
- the LOC107614055 gene encoding 14 kDa proline-rich protein DC2.15, whose protein sequence is MASNKVIATILVLSLLAYSTLTHANCPPKKATPPPSPPVTPPPSPKPTPPTPTPSPKVTPPTPTPTPPTPTPSPKVTPPTPSTPCPPTPTPSPPSQEKCPKDTLKLGACADLLGLVNIIIGTPPSSQCCALIKGLADLEAALCLCTAIKANVLGINLNVPITLELILSACQKTVPPGFQCP